The following are from one region of the Coffea eugenioides isolate CCC68of chromosome 2, Ceug_1.0, whole genome shotgun sequence genome:
- the LOC113764183 gene encoding inactive glucose-6-phosphate 1-dehydrogenase 4, chloroplastic isoform X2 produces MEGLKSSAHTDSKEGLGRTSLCPEAVPVSNFALPFRSGMNASSESLSSTGAKAKASSQEEESSEPTSHFNISLKTLNATKSPASLLQSYTPEVGRSPFLSIAVIGATGELARRKIFPALFALYYSGNLPENVAVFGYSRKTLTDEDLRSIIASTLACRIDHQQGCEDKIDAFLRRTYFVDGGYDNREGMLKLTARMEQVEGQFEANRMFYLSVPQEALLDVAFSLSEHAQTQKGWSRIIIEKPFGLDLLSSDQFTQSIHSKFEEKQLYRIDHLLGRNTIENLAVLRFSNLVFMPLWNRNYIDNIQVVWSDDLATHAQSRYLDENGIIGDVVHSHILQTIALLAMEPPITLDGEDVRNEKVKVLRSIKKLEPSDVIIGRCKSVSVGNSADSLNLAPTYFAAALYIDNARWDGVPFLIKAGRGLGKNRVEIRIHFRHVPGNLYLKNTARNNDLATNELILRDAPDEAILVRVNNKVPGLGMELDASELNLLYKDKYNVEVPDSYEQLLHDVIDGDNHLFMRSDEVSAAWNILSPVLQEMGKNNIPLELYEMGSRGPDKTIYLWAKHRVQWVDD; encoded by the exons ATGGAAGGGCTAAAAAGTTCTGCA CACACAGattctaaggaaggtttggggAGAACAAGTCTGTGTCCTGAAGCAGTTCCAGTATCAAATTTTGCGCTTCCATTTAGATCTGGAATGAATGCTTCCTCAGAATCTTTATCTTCCACTGGTGCCAAGGCAAAAGCAAGTTCGCAAGAGGAAGAAAGTTCTGAACCAACTTCTCATTTCAATATTTCATTAAAAACATTAAATGCTACGAAATCGCCAGCATCTTTGCTGCAGAGCTATACCCCTGAAGTTGGTCGGTCACCATTTCTTAGCATTGCTGTCATTGGTGCTACTGGTGAACTGGCGAGGAGAAAAATATTTCCCGCATTATTTGCTCTTTATTACAGTGGTAACCTTCCAGAG AATGTTGCTGTATTTGGGTATTCAAGGAAAACTTTAACAGATGAGGATCTGAGATCCATAATAGCATCAACTTTAGCTTGTCGCATCGATCATCA ACAAGGTTGTGAAGACAAAATAGATGCTTTCCTTAGACGAACATACTTTGTTGATGGAGGATATGACAATAGAGAAGGAATGTTGAAGCTCACAGCTCGAATGGAACAAGTTGAG GGACAATTTGAAGCAAACAGAATGTTTTACCTGTCAGTCCCCCAAGAAGCACTCCTTGATGTTGCATTTTCTCTCTCTGAACATGCTCAAACACAAAAAGGATGGAGCCGTATTATAATTGAAAAACCCTTTGGTTTGGATCTGCTGTCTTCTGATCAGTTCACTCAGtccattcattcaaaatttgAGGAAAAGCAATTATACAG GATTGATCATCTTTTGGGAAGGAATACCATTGAAAATCTAGCAGTGTTAAGGTTTTCTAATCTAGTTTTTATGCCACTATGGAACCGAAATTACATTGACAACATTCAG GTTGTTTGGTCGGATGACTTGGCTACACATGCACAATCAAG ATATTTGGACGAGAATGGGATTATAGGTGATGTAGTACATAGTCACATACTCCAGACAATTGCTTTGCTTGCTATGGAACCACCTATAACCCTTGATGGTGAAGATGTTCGCAATGAGAAG GTCAAGGTTTTGAGATCAATCAAGAAACTGGAACCTAGTGACGTTATTATTGGACGGTGCAAATCTGTTTCTGTAGGCAATTCTGCTGACAGTCTAAATCTGGCTCCTACATACTTCGCTGCTGCTCTGTACATTGACAATGCACGTTGGGATGGGGTTCCTTTTCTGATTAAAGCTGGCAGGGGTCTTGGAAAAAATAG GGTCGAAATACGCATACACTTCCGTCATGTCCCAGGAAATCTTTACCTCAAGAATACTGCACGGAATAATGATCTTGCCACAAACGAGCTAATTTTACGTGATGCTCCTGATGAGGCAATCCTAGTCAGAGTCAACAATAAGGTCCCAGGATTGGGCATGGAATTGGATGCCTCAGAGCTGAATTTGCTTTACAAGGACAA GTATAATGTTGAGGTGCCTGATTCATATGAGCAGCTTCTCCACGATGTCATAGATGGAGACAACCATCTATTCATGAGAAGCGATGAGGTTTCAGCTGCATGGAACATTTTATCCCCAGTATTGCAGGAGATGGGCAAGAATAATATTCCATTGGAGCTGTACGAGATGGGTAGTAGGGGTCCAGATAAAACAATCTATCTTTGGGCAAAACATAGGGTTCAGTGGGTAGATGACTAA
- the LOC113764183 gene encoding inactive glucose-6-phosphate 1-dehydrogenase 4, chloroplastic isoform X1, with product MSMASLSSQKLSLPSLETSGGRHIHRKMAVSSATPFRSSSFSVGANHVSLTASSRLMAHGRAKKFCNSKEGLGRTSLCPEAVPVSNFALPFRSGMNASSESLSSTGAKAKASSQEEESSEPTSHFNISLKTLNATKSPASLLQSYTPEVGRSPFLSIAVIGATGELARRKIFPALFALYYSGNLPENVAVFGYSRKTLTDEDLRSIIASTLACRIDHQQGCEDKIDAFLRRTYFVDGGYDNREGMLKLTARMEQVEGQFEANRMFYLSVPQEALLDVAFSLSEHAQTQKGWSRIIIEKPFGLDLLSSDQFTQSIHSKFEEKQLYRIDHLLGRNTIENLAVLRFSNLVFMPLWNRNYIDNIQVVWSDDLATHAQSRYLDENGIIGDVVHSHILQTIALLAMEPPITLDGEDVRNEKVKVLRSIKKLEPSDVIIGRCKSVSVGNSADSLNLAPTYFAAALYIDNARWDGVPFLIKAGRGLGKNRVEIRIHFRHVPGNLYLKNTARNNDLATNELILRDAPDEAILVRVNNKVPGLGMELDASELNLLYKDKYNVEVPDSYEQLLHDVIDGDNHLFMRSDEVSAAWNILSPVLQEMGKNNIPLELYEMGSRGPDKTIYLWAKHRVQWVDD from the exons ATGTCGATGGCATCACTTTCATCCCAGAAACTATCACTGCCTTCTCTGGAGACCTCCGGCGGCCGGCACATTCATCGGAAGATGGCTGTTTCTTCGGCCACCCCATTTCGGAGTTCTTCCTTCTCT GTTGGAGCTAATCATGTATCCCTTACAGCATCCAGCCGTCTGATGGCTCATGGAAGGGCTAAAAAGTTCTGCA attctaaggaaggtttggggAGAACAAGTCTGTGTCCTGAAGCAGTTCCAGTATCAAATTTTGCGCTTCCATTTAGATCTGGAATGAATGCTTCCTCAGAATCTTTATCTTCCACTGGTGCCAAGGCAAAAGCAAGTTCGCAAGAGGAAGAAAGTTCTGAACCAACTTCTCATTTCAATATTTCATTAAAAACATTAAATGCTACGAAATCGCCAGCATCTTTGCTGCAGAGCTATACCCCTGAAGTTGGTCGGTCACCATTTCTTAGCATTGCTGTCATTGGTGCTACTGGTGAACTGGCGAGGAGAAAAATATTTCCCGCATTATTTGCTCTTTATTACAGTGGTAACCTTCCAGAG AATGTTGCTGTATTTGGGTATTCAAGGAAAACTTTAACAGATGAGGATCTGAGATCCATAATAGCATCAACTTTAGCTTGTCGCATCGATCATCA ACAAGGTTGTGAAGACAAAATAGATGCTTTCCTTAGACGAACATACTTTGTTGATGGAGGATATGACAATAGAGAAGGAATGTTGAAGCTCACAGCTCGAATGGAACAAGTTGAG GGACAATTTGAAGCAAACAGAATGTTTTACCTGTCAGTCCCCCAAGAAGCACTCCTTGATGTTGCATTTTCTCTCTCTGAACATGCTCAAACACAAAAAGGATGGAGCCGTATTATAATTGAAAAACCCTTTGGTTTGGATCTGCTGTCTTCTGATCAGTTCACTCAGtccattcattcaaaatttgAGGAAAAGCAATTATACAG GATTGATCATCTTTTGGGAAGGAATACCATTGAAAATCTAGCAGTGTTAAGGTTTTCTAATCTAGTTTTTATGCCACTATGGAACCGAAATTACATTGACAACATTCAG GTTGTTTGGTCGGATGACTTGGCTACACATGCACAATCAAG ATATTTGGACGAGAATGGGATTATAGGTGATGTAGTACATAGTCACATACTCCAGACAATTGCTTTGCTTGCTATGGAACCACCTATAACCCTTGATGGTGAAGATGTTCGCAATGAGAAG GTCAAGGTTTTGAGATCAATCAAGAAACTGGAACCTAGTGACGTTATTATTGGACGGTGCAAATCTGTTTCTGTAGGCAATTCTGCTGACAGTCTAAATCTGGCTCCTACATACTTCGCTGCTGCTCTGTACATTGACAATGCACGTTGGGATGGGGTTCCTTTTCTGATTAAAGCTGGCAGGGGTCTTGGAAAAAATAG GGTCGAAATACGCATACACTTCCGTCATGTCCCAGGAAATCTTTACCTCAAGAATACTGCACGGAATAATGATCTTGCCACAAACGAGCTAATTTTACGTGATGCTCCTGATGAGGCAATCCTAGTCAGAGTCAACAATAAGGTCCCAGGATTGGGCATGGAATTGGATGCCTCAGAGCTGAATTTGCTTTACAAGGACAA GTATAATGTTGAGGTGCCTGATTCATATGAGCAGCTTCTCCACGATGTCATAGATGGAGACAACCATCTATTCATGAGAAGCGATGAGGTTTCAGCTGCATGGAACATTTTATCCCCAGTATTGCAGGAGATGGGCAAGAATAATATTCCATTGGAGCTGTACGAGATGGGTAGTAGGGGTCCAGATAAAACAATCTATCTTTGGGCAAAACATAGGGTTCAGTGGGTAGATGACTAA